In the genome of Streptomyces globosus, one region contains:
- a CDS encoding ATP-dependent helicase — protein sequence MAGSALEAFSPATRSWFTGAFRAPTAAQEGAWRAIGQGSDVLVVAPTGSGKTLAAFLAALDRLASEPPPAEPRKRCRVLYVSPLKALAVDVERNLRSPLTGIGQESVRLGLPEPQVRVGIRSGDTPAAERRALATRPPDILITTPESLFLMLTSATREALSGVETVILDEVHAVAGTKRGAHLALSLERLDELLPRPARRIGLSATVRPVEEVARYLSPRGRVEIVQPPSEKEFDLSVVVPVEDLGELGGSPAAEGREGGDRPSIWPHVEERIADLVQAHRSTIVFANSRRLAERLCNRLNEIAYERAVGERLPEGAPPAEVMAQSGAALGAPPLLARAHHGSVSKEQRALVEEDLKAGRLPAVVATSSLELGIDMGAVDLVVQVESPPSVASGLQRVGRAGHQVGAVSTGVVFPKYRGDLVQAAVVTERMRSGAIESLRIPSNPLDVLAQQVVAMTSMDTWQLDELLALVRRAAPFAALPESAFTGVLDMLAGRYPSDAFAELRPRVVWDRVAGTVTGRPGAQRLAVTSGGTIPDRGLFGVFLAGADPKKGGGRVGELDEEMVYESRVGDVFTLGTTSWRIEDITRDRVLVTPAPGVPGRLPFWKGDQLGRPLELGRAVGAFLREVGAMTAEDARLRLLAAGLDGWAAENVLAYLAEQREACGHVPDDRTIVVERFRDELGDWRVVVHSPFGAQVHAPWALALSARLAEKYGMDAQVMHGDDGIVLRLPDADLLSADLLDHDPASVHSFAFDDDQAPLGAADVAFDHGEVAGIVTDQVGGSALFASRFRECAARALLLPRRNPGRRTPLWQQRQRASQLLQVASEFGSFPIVLEAVRECLQDVFDVPGLAELMGDIEARRVRLVEVTTAEPSPFARSLLFGYVAQFLYEGDSPLAERRAAALSLDSRLLAELLGQAELRELLDAGVLAELEQELQWLSPDRRARDEESVADLLRLLGPLTDGELVRRGAQEAWARGLERARRVIRVRIAGEEHWAAVEDAGRLRDALGTALPVGVPEAFTEPVKDPLGDLLARYARTHGPFTTVAAAARFGLGAAVTEGALHRLAAAGRVVQGEFHPAGIGQEWCDAAVLRRLRRRSLAALREELEPVPPASLAVFLPQWQHLGGGLRGIDGLARAIEQLQGAPVPASALERLVLPSRVAGYSPAMLDELTTTGEVVWAGAGALPGKDGWVSLYLADAAPLLLPAAHPLELTPLHEAVLDALSGGYGLFFRQVAQAVRARHPEASEPALADALWDLAWSGRLTNDTLAPLRAVLGSGRTAGATAHRARRTVPRGRYGAVGAAQAVRQGPPTVSGRWSLVPEQAPDPTHRAHALARTLLDRHGVVTRGAVAAEGVEGGFSAVYRVLSAFEDSGQARRGYVVEGLGAAQFAMDGAVDRLRSAERNPPPLAAVVLAAADPANAYGAALPWPEPPAGASHKPGRKAGSLVVLVDGELVLYLERGGKTLLAWPEAEDPRLAAAAGALAEASRAGTLPALTVERINAAPALTSPLGGVLEAAGFHASPRGLRLRP from the coding sequence ATGGCCGGCTCTGCGCTTGAGGCGTTCTCCCCCGCGACCCGCTCCTGGTTCACGGGGGCTTTCCGTGCGCCCACCGCCGCCCAGGAGGGCGCCTGGCGGGCCATCGGGCAGGGGTCCGACGTCCTGGTCGTCGCGCCGACCGGCTCCGGCAAGACGCTGGCGGCCTTCCTCGCCGCCCTGGACCGGCTGGCCTCCGAACCGCCGCCCGCGGAGCCGAGGAAGCGCTGCCGCGTGCTGTACGTGTCGCCGCTGAAGGCCCTCGCGGTCGACGTCGAGCGGAACCTGCGCAGCCCGCTGACCGGCATCGGGCAGGAGTCGGTGCGGCTCGGGCTGCCGGAGCCGCAGGTCCGGGTCGGGATCCGCTCGGGGGACACCCCGGCCGCCGAGCGCCGCGCGCTGGCGACCCGGCCGCCGGACATCCTGATCACCACGCCCGAGTCGCTGTTCCTGATGCTGACGTCGGCGACGCGGGAGGCGCTGTCCGGAGTGGAGACGGTCATCCTGGACGAGGTGCACGCGGTAGCGGGGACCAAGCGCGGCGCGCACCTGGCGCTCTCCCTGGAGCGGCTGGACGAGCTGCTGCCGCGCCCGGCCCGCCGGATCGGCCTGTCGGCGACGGTGCGCCCGGTGGAGGAGGTGGCCCGGTACCTCTCGCCGCGCGGCCGGGTGGAGATCGTGCAGCCGCCGTCGGAGAAGGAGTTCGACCTGTCGGTGGTCGTCCCGGTCGAGGACCTGGGCGAGTTGGGCGGCTCCCCTGCCGCGGAGGGCCGGGAGGGCGGCGACCGGCCGTCGATCTGGCCGCATGTGGAGGAGCGGATCGCCGACCTGGTGCAGGCGCACCGCTCCACCATCGTGTTCGCCAACTCGCGCCGCCTCGCGGAGCGGCTGTGCAACCGCCTGAACGAGATCGCGTACGAGCGCGCGGTGGGCGAGCGGCTGCCGGAGGGCGCGCCTCCGGCCGAGGTGATGGCGCAGTCGGGGGCGGCGCTGGGCGCTCCGCCGCTGCTGGCGCGGGCGCACCACGGCTCGGTGTCCAAGGAGCAGCGCGCTCTGGTGGAGGAGGACCTGAAGGCGGGCCGGCTGCCCGCGGTGGTCGCCACCTCCAGCCTGGAGCTCGGCATCGACATGGGCGCGGTGGACCTGGTGGTGCAGGTGGAGTCGCCGCCGTCGGTGGCGTCGGGGCTCCAGCGGGTGGGCCGCGCCGGGCACCAGGTGGGCGCGGTCTCGACGGGGGTGGTGTTCCCCAAGTACCGGGGCGACCTGGTGCAGGCGGCGGTCGTGACGGAGCGGATGCGGTCGGGGGCCATCGAGTCGCTGCGCATCCCGTCGAACCCGCTGGACGTGCTGGCGCAGCAGGTGGTCGCGATGACCTCGATGGACACCTGGCAGCTGGACGAGCTGCTGGCGCTTGTGCGGCGGGCCGCGCCGTTCGCGGCGCTGCCGGAGTCGGCGTTCACCGGGGTGCTGGACATGCTGGCGGGGCGCTACCCGTCGGACGCGTTCGCGGAGCTGCGCCCGCGGGTGGTGTGGGACCGGGTCGCGGGGACGGTCACGGGCCGGCCCGGGGCGCAGCGGCTGGCGGTCACCTCGGGCGGCACCATCCCCGACCGGGGGCTGTTCGGCGTCTTCCTGGCCGGCGCGGACCCGAAGAAGGGCGGCGGGCGGGTCGGCGAGCTCGACGAGGAGATGGTGTACGAGTCCCGCGTGGGGGACGTGTTCACCCTGGGCACCACGTCGTGGCGGATCGAGGACATCACCCGGGACCGGGTGCTGGTCACGCCGGCCCCCGGGGTGCCGGGGCGGCTGCCGTTCTGGAAGGGCGACCAGCTGGGCCGCCCGCTGGAACTGGGCCGGGCGGTCGGCGCGTTCCTGCGCGAGGTCGGTGCGATGACCGCCGAGGACGCCCGGCTGCGGCTGCTGGCGGCGGGGCTCGACGGGTGGGCCGCGGAGAACGTGCTGGCGTACCTGGCGGAGCAGCGGGAGGCCTGCGGGCACGTGCCGGACGACCGGACGATCGTGGTCGAGCGGTTCCGGGACGAGCTCGGGGACTGGCGGGTCGTGGTGCACTCCCCGTTCGGTGCGCAGGTGCACGCCCCGTGGGCGCTGGCACTGAGCGCCCGGCTCGCGGAGAAGTACGGGATGGACGCGCAGGTGATGCACGGGGACGACGGCATCGTGCTGCGCCTGCCGGACGCCGACCTGCTGTCGGCGGACCTCCTCGACCACGATCCGGCGTCCGTGCACTCCTTCGCGTTCGACGACGATCAGGCGCCGCTGGGCGCGGCGGACGTGGCCTTCGACCACGGGGAGGTCGCCGGGATCGTCACCGACCAGGTGGGCGGCTCCGCGCTGTTCGCCTCGCGGTTCCGGGAGTGCGCGGCGCGGGCGCTGCTGCTGCCGCGGCGCAATCCGGGCCGGCGCACGCCGCTGTGGCAGCAGCGGCAGCGGGCGTCCCAGCTGCTCCAGGTGGCCTCGGAGTTCGGGTCGTTCCCGATCGTGCTGGAAGCCGTGCGGGAGTGCCTGCAGGACGTCTTCGACGTGCCGGGGCTGGCCGAGCTGATGGGGGACATCGAGGCGCGGCGGGTGCGGCTGGTGGAGGTGACGACGGCGGAGCCGTCGCCGTTCGCGCGGTCGCTGCTGTTCGGGTACGTCGCCCAGTTCCTGTACGAGGGGGACTCGCCGCTGGCGGAGCGGCGGGCGGCCGCGCTGTCGCTGGACTCGCGGCTGCTGGCGGAGCTGCTCGGCCAGGCGGAGCTGCGGGAGCTGCTGGACGCCGGGGTGCTGGCGGAGCTGGAGCAGGAGCTGCAGTGGCTCTCGCCGGACCGGCGGGCCAGGGACGAGGAATCCGTGGCCGACCTGCTGCGGCTGCTGGGACCGCTCACGGACGGGGAGTTGGTCCGGCGGGGTGCCCAGGAGGCGTGGGCCCGGGGTCTGGAGCGGGCCCGGCGGGTGATCCGGGTGCGCATCGCGGGCGAGGAGCACTGGGCGGCCGTCGAGGACGCGGGGCGGCTGCGCGACGCTTTGGGGACGGCGCTGCCGGTGGGCGTGCCGGAGGCGTTCACCGAGCCGGTGAAGGACCCGCTGGGCGACCTGCTCGCGCGGTACGCGCGGACGCACGGCCCGTTCACCACGGTCGCCGCGGCGGCCCGGTTCGGGCTGGGGGCGGCGGTCACCGAGGGGGCCCTGCACCGGCTGGCGGCGGCGGGGCGCGTCGTGCAGGGGGAGTTCCATCCGGCGGGGATCGGCCAGGAGTGGTGCGACGCGGCGGTGCTGCGCAGGCTGCGGCGGCGCTCGCTGGCCGCGCTGCGCGAGGAGCTGGAGCCGGTGCCGCCGGCCTCGCTGGCGGTGTTCCTGCCGCAGTGGCAGCACCTGGGCGGCGGGCTGCGCGGCATCGACGGCCTGGCCAGGGCGATCGAGCAGCTGCAGGGCGCCCCGGTGCCCGCGTCGGCGCTGGAGCGGCTGGTCCTGCCCTCGCGGGTGGCGGGCTACTCGCCGGCCATGCTGGACGAGCTGACCACCACCGGGGAGGTGGTGTGGGCCGGCGCCGGGGCCCTGCCCGGCAAGGACGGGTGGGTGTCGCTGTACCTGGCGGACGCGGCGCCGCTGCTGCTGCCTGCCGCGCACCCGCTGGAGCTGACGCCGCTTCACGAGGCGGTGCTGGACGCGCTGTCGGGCGGGTACGGGCTGTTCTTCCGCCAGGTCGCGCAGGCGGTCCGGGCCCGCCATCCGGAGGCCTCCGAGCCGGCGTTGGCGGACGCCCTGTGGGACCTGGCCTGGTCGGGCCGGCTGACGAACGACACGCTGGCGCCGCTGCGGGCGGTGCTGGGCTCGGGCCGCACGGCCGGGGCCACCGCCCACCGGGCGCGCCGTACGGTGCCCCGCGGGCGGTACGGCGCGGTGGGCGCGGCCCAGGCCGTGCGGCAGGGGCCGCCCACGGTCTCGGGCCGCTGGTCGCTGGTGCCGGAGCAGGCGCCGGATCCGACCCACCGGGCGCACGCCCTGGCCCGTACGCTCCTGGACCGGCACGGGGTGGTGACGCGGGGGGCGGTGGCCGCCGAGGGCGTCGAGGGCGGCTTCAGCGCGGTGTACCGGGTGCTGTCGGCGTTCGAAGACAGCGGGCAGGCCCGCCGCGGGTACGTGGTGGAGGGGCTGGGCGCGGCGCAGTTCGCGATGGACGGTGCGGTGGACCGGCTGCGGTCGGCGGAGCGCAATCCGCCGCCGCTGGCGGCGGTGGTGCTGGCCGCGGCGGACCCGGCGAACGCGTACGGGGCGGCCCTGCCGTGGCCGGAGCCCCCGGCGGGGGCCTCGCACAAGCCGGGCCGCAAGGCGGGCTCGCTGGTGGTGCTGGTGGACGGGGAGCTGGTGCTGTACCTGGAGCGCGGCGGGAAGACGCTGCTGGCATGGCCGGAGGCGGAGGATCCGAGGCTGGCCGCGGCGGCGGGCGCGCTGGCGGAGGCGTCGCGGGCGGGGACGCTCCCGGCGCTGACGGTGGAGCGGATCAATGCGGCGCCGGCGCTGACGTCGCCGCTGGGCGGGGTGCTGGAGGCGGCCGGCTTCCACGCGAGTCCGCGGGGGCTGCGGCTGCGGCCGTAA
- a CDS encoding AraC family transcriptional regulator — protein sequence MARADGREWARHWRYAELPGLDLLRARYVSHSFPRHAHDGYVIAAVTGGVEEVGLPGGTLRAGPGSIVLINPEVPHTARAGVPEGWTYATLYPSRELVGRVAAEIAGLRGTPGFTVDTVADPQTSHTVTEVHRAAEEGNALAADTLLHTAVARMLARHAGPLPAVPAASAGAAGAARARAVLLERMADPPSLEQLAAELGTSPFALLRAFRERYGMPPHTWLTDARVRRARRLLDAGTAPAEAAVAVGFTDQPHLNRHFTRIVGVPPGAYRRERAG from the coding sequence GTGGCGCGAGCGGACGGCAGGGAGTGGGCGCGGCACTGGCGGTACGCGGAGCTGCCGGGCCTGGACCTGCTGCGCGCCCGGTACGTCAGCCACTCCTTCCCCCGGCACGCCCACGACGGGTACGTCATCGCGGCCGTCACCGGCGGCGTCGAGGAGGTCGGCCTGCCCGGCGGCACCCTGCGCGCCGGCCCCGGCAGCATCGTCCTGATCAACCCCGAGGTCCCGCACACGGCGCGTGCCGGCGTCCCCGAGGGCTGGACGTACGCCACCCTCTACCCCTCCCGCGAGCTGGTCGGCCGCGTCGCCGCCGAGATCGCCGGGCTCCGCGGAACGCCCGGATTCACCGTCGACACCGTCGCCGACCCGCAGACCTCGCACACGGTCACGGAGGTGCACCGGGCCGCCGAGGAGGGCAACGCCCTCGCCGCCGACACCCTGCTGCACACCGCGGTGGCCCGGATGCTGGCCCGGCACGCGGGCCCGCTGCCGGCCGTGCCCGCCGCGAGCGCCGGGGCCGCGGGCGCGGCGCGGGCCCGGGCGGTGCTGCTGGAGCGCATGGCCGACCCGCCGTCGCTGGAGCAGCTCGCCGCAGAGCTCGGGACCAGCCCGTTCGCGCTGCTGCGGGCGTTCCGCGAGCGCTACGGGATGCCGCCGCACACCTGGCTGACCGACGCCCGGGTGCGGCGGGCGCGCCGCCTGCTGGACGCGGGCACCGCCCCGGCCGAGGCGGCCGTCGCCGTCGGCTTCACCGACCAGCCCCACCTGAACAGGCACTTCACCCGCATCGTCGGGGTCCCGCCGGGCGCCTACCGGCGCGAGCGGGCCGGATAG
- a CDS encoding AzlC family ABC transporter permease → MAAGAGGAAEPAGRPRGRVVRDALGVGVAVGLSGFAFGVTAAGSGVSALQACVLSLFVFTGASQFALVGALAAGGNPFTAAAGAFFLGTRNAFYGLRLSQLLALPRAVRPLAAHWVIDETAAVALAQPDRRSARLGFTVTGLTLYVLWNLTTLLGVLGAEAIGDTAAWGLDAAGPAVFLALLAPMLRTGTERAVAVLAVVLGLGLLPVLPAGLPVLAAALAAPAILWLKGRRK, encoded by the coding sequence ATGGCGGCGGGTGCGGGCGGCGCAGCGGAGCCCGCCGGGCGGCCGCGCGGCCGGGTGGTGCGCGACGCCCTCGGGGTCGGGGTGGCCGTCGGCCTGTCCGGCTTCGCGTTCGGGGTGACCGCCGCCGGATCCGGGGTGAGCGCCCTCCAGGCGTGCGTCCTGAGCCTGTTCGTCTTCACCGGTGCCTCGCAGTTCGCGCTGGTCGGGGCGCTCGCCGCGGGCGGCAACCCGTTCACGGCCGCCGCCGGCGCCTTCTTCCTCGGCACCCGGAACGCCTTCTACGGGCTGCGCCTGTCGCAGCTGCTCGCCCTGCCGCGGGCCGTGCGCCCGCTCGCCGCGCACTGGGTGATCGACGAGACCGCCGCCGTCGCGCTGGCCCAGCCCGACCGCCGCTCGGCGCGCCTCGGGTTCACCGTGACCGGCCTGACGCTGTACGTGCTGTGGAACCTCACCACCCTGCTCGGGGTGCTCGGCGCCGAGGCGATCGGGGACACGGCCGCCTGGGGGCTGGACGCCGCCGGCCCCGCCGTCTTCCTGGCCCTGCTGGCGCCGATGCTGCGGACCGGCACCGAGCGCGCCGTCGCCGTGCTCGCCGTCGTCCTCGGGCTGGGCCTGCTGCCCGTGCTGCCCGCCGGGCTGCCGGTGCTCGCCGCCGCGCTCGCCGCCCCCGCGATCCTCTGGCTGAAGGGACGCCGCAAGTGA
- a CDS encoding AzlD domain-containing protein, whose product MNVWLAIVLTAAGCYAVKLAGLLVPAGALERPLVRRLAGLLPVALLAALTAQQTFGAGQQVVLDARAAGLAAAGIALLLRAPFLLVVGAAVAVTAGVRALGG is encoded by the coding sequence GTGAACGTGTGGCTCGCCATCGTGCTGACCGCCGCCGGCTGCTACGCCGTCAAGCTGGCCGGGCTCCTCGTGCCCGCCGGGGCGCTGGAGCGGCCCCTGGTGCGCCGGCTCGCGGGACTCCTGCCGGTCGCCCTGCTCGCAGCGCTCACCGCCCAGCAGACCTTCGGCGCCGGGCAGCAGGTCGTCCTCGACGCCCGCGCGGCGGGCCTGGCCGCCGCCGGGATCGCGCTGCTGCTGCGGGCCCCGTTCCTGCTCGTGGTCGGGGCGGCCGTCGCCGTCACCGCGGGCGTGCGCGCCCTGGGCGGGTAG
- a CDS encoding DUF3046 domain-containing protein, with amino-acid sequence MRLTIFWERMAEHFGAGYADSFARDHVMSELGGRTVHEALEAGWEAKDVWRAVCSAAGVPDSLR; translated from the coding sequence ATGCGGTTGACGATTTTCTGGGAGCGGATGGCCGAGCACTTCGGGGCCGGCTACGCCGACTCCTTCGCGCGGGACCACGTCATGTCCGAGCTCGGCGGGCGCACCGTCCACGAGGCGCTGGAGGCGGGCTGGGAGGCCAAGGACGTCTGGCGCGCGGTGTGCTCCGCCGCGGGCGTGCCCGATTCGCTGCGCTGA
- a CDS encoding AI-2E family transporter yields MPRWLPRAVVLVLALIACYRLGSWAFHQLIGLLVNILIAFFLALAIEPAVSRMAARGVRRGLATFLVFLAVLVVSVGFVVLLGSMLAGQIVEMVESFPRYLDSVIGSINATFHTELSRLAIQDSLLHSDWLQKYVQDSASGVLDVSATVLGGLFRLLTVGLFAFYFAADGPRLRRALCSVLPPSKQAEVLRAWEIAVAKTGGYLYSRGLMALVSGFAHYVLFAVLGVPYAPALAVWVGLVSQFIPTIGTYLAGALPMLIAFPVDPLYTLYVLGFVVVYQQFENYVLQPKLTSRTVDIHPAVAFGSVIAGTALLGAVGALIAIPAVATLQAFLGAYVRRYELTAGADAGAPTPGPRRRVRLPGLR; encoded by the coding sequence ATGCCCCGCTGGCTGCCGCGCGCCGTCGTCCTCGTCCTGGCTCTGATCGCCTGCTACCGCCTCGGCAGCTGGGCCTTCCACCAGCTGATCGGGCTGCTCGTCAACATCCTGATCGCGTTCTTCCTCGCCCTCGCGATCGAGCCCGCGGTGTCCCGGATGGCGGCCCGCGGCGTGCGCCGGGGGCTCGCCACCTTCCTGGTGTTCCTCGCGGTGCTCGTCGTGTCCGTCGGATTCGTCGTGCTGCTCGGCTCGATGCTCGCCGGGCAGATCGTCGAGATGGTGGAGAGCTTCCCCCGCTACCTCGACTCGGTGATCGGCTCGATCAACGCGACCTTCCACACCGAGCTGTCCCGGCTCGCGATCCAGGACAGCCTGCTGCACTCGGACTGGCTGCAGAAGTACGTCCAGGACAGCGCGAGCGGCGTGCTCGACGTGTCCGCCACCGTCCTCGGCGGGCTGTTCCGGCTGCTGACGGTCGGCCTGTTCGCCTTCTACTTCGCCGCGGACGGGCCGCGCCTGCGGCGCGCACTGTGCTCCGTGCTGCCCCCGTCGAAGCAGGCGGAGGTGCTGCGCGCCTGGGAGATCGCCGTCGCCAAGACGGGCGGCTACCTGTACTCGCGCGGGTTGATGGCCCTGGTCTCGGGGTTCGCCCACTACGTGCTGTTCGCGGTCCTGGGGGTGCCCTACGCGCCGGCGCTCGCGGTGTGGGTGGGGCTGGTCTCGCAGTTCATCCCCACCATCGGCACCTACCTGGCGGGCGCCCTGCCCATGCTGATCGCCTTCCCGGTCGATCCGCTGTACACGCTGTACGTCCTCGGCTTCGTGGTGGTGTACCAGCAGTTCGAGAACTACGTCCTCCAGCCGAAGCTGACCTCGCGGACGGTGGACATCCACCCCGCCGTCGCCTTCGGCTCGGTGATCGCGGGGACGGCCCTGCTGGGCGCGGTCGGGGCGCTGATCGCGATCCCGGCCGTCGCCACGCTGCAGGCCTTCCTCGGCGCGTACGTCAGGCGGTACGAGCTGACCGCGGGCGCCGACGCGGGCGCGCCTACGCCTGGTCCGCGCCGCCGAGTACGGCTGCCAGGGCTTCGCTGA
- a CDS encoding Clp protease N-terminal domain-containing protein: MTNPSQEPVRTTVPVRLDDLIEVIKKAHTDALDQLSNAVVAAEHLGDVADHLIGHFVDQARRSGASWTDIGRSMGVTRQAAQKRFVPKADKEGGAGESAQGFGRFTPRARNVVVAAQEAARTAGNTEIGTGHLVLGLVADTEGLAMLALRAQGVAPDAVRSAARAALPAPAEGALPELIPFDASAKKALELTFREALRLGHDYVGTEHILLALLELEHGEGVLCGAGLDKAATEAAVSEALAAVLGGADQA; this comes from the coding sequence ATGACGAACCCTTCTCAGGAACCCGTTCGCACGACCGTCCCGGTCCGCCTCGACGACCTGATCGAGGTCATCAAGAAGGCCCACACCGACGCCCTCGACCAGCTCAGCAACGCGGTCGTCGCCGCCGAGCACCTGGGCGACGTCGCCGACCACCTCATCGGCCACTTCGTGGACCAGGCCCGCCGCTCCGGCGCCTCCTGGACCGACATCGGCCGCAGCATGGGCGTCACCCGGCAGGCCGCCCAGAAGCGCTTCGTCCCCAAGGCCGACAAGGAAGGCGGGGCCGGCGAGTCCGCCCAGGGCTTCGGCCGCTTCACGCCGCGCGCCCGCAACGTCGTCGTGGCCGCGCAGGAGGCCGCCCGAACCGCCGGCAACACCGAGATCGGCACCGGGCACCTCGTCCTCGGCCTGGTCGCCGACACGGAGGGCCTCGCGATGCTCGCCCTGCGGGCACAGGGCGTCGCGCCGGACGCCGTGCGCTCCGCGGCCCGCGCCGCGCTGCCCGCGCCGGCCGAGGGCGCCCTGCCGGAGCTGATCCCCTTCGACGCCTCCGCGAAGAAGGCCCTGGAGCTGACGTTCCGCGAGGCCCTGCGCCTCGGCCACGACTACGTCGGCACCGAGCACATCCTGCTGGCCCTGCTCGAACTGGAGCACGGCGAGGGCGTCCTGTGCGGCGCCGGTCTCGACAAGGCCGCCACCGAGGCGGCCGTCAGCGAAGCCCTGGCAGCCGTACTCGGCGGCGCGGACCAGGCGTAG
- the recA gene encoding recombinase RecA, with the protein MAGTDREKALDAALAQIERQFGKGAVMRLGDRPNEPIEVIPTGSTALDIALGVGGLPRGRVVEIYGPESSGKTTLTLHAVANAQKAGGTVAFVDAEHALDPEYARALGVDTDNLILSQPDTGEQALEIVDMLVRSGALDLIVIDSVAALVPRAEIEGEMGDSHVGLQARLMSQALRKITSALNQSKTTAIFINQLREKIGVMFGSPETTTGGRALKFYASVRIDIRRIETLKDGTEAVGNRTRCKVVKNKVAPPFKQAEFDILYGQGISREGGLIDMGVEHGFIRKAGAWYTYEGDQLGQGKENARNFLKDNPDLANEIERKIKEKLGVGVRKGAQPAAEGTAEEAAAAADGDAKNVPAPASKAKTAKAAAAKS; encoded by the coding sequence ATGGCAGGCACCGACCGCGAGAAGGCTCTCGACGCCGCTCTCGCCCAGATTGAACGGCAATTCGGCAAGGGTGCGGTCATGCGCCTGGGCGACCGGCCGAACGAGCCCATCGAGGTCATCCCGACCGGGTCGACCGCTCTGGACATCGCCCTCGGCGTCGGCGGCCTGCCGCGCGGCCGCGTCGTCGAGATCTACGGCCCGGAGTCCTCCGGCAAGACGACCCTGACCCTGCACGCCGTGGCCAACGCGCAGAAGGCCGGCGGCACCGTCGCCTTCGTCGACGCGGAGCACGCCCTCGACCCCGAGTACGCCCGCGCCCTCGGCGTCGACACCGACAACCTCATCCTCTCCCAGCCGGACACCGGCGAGCAGGCCCTCGAAATCGTGGACATGCTCGTCCGCTCGGGCGCCCTCGACCTCATCGTCATCGACTCCGTCGCCGCGCTCGTGCCGCGTGCGGAGATCGAGGGCGAGATGGGCGACTCGCACGTGGGCCTCCAGGCCCGCCTGATGAGCCAGGCCCTCCGCAAGATCACCAGCGCGCTCAACCAGTCCAAGACCACCGCGATCTTCATCAACCAGCTCCGCGAGAAGATCGGCGTCATGTTCGGCTCCCCCGAGACCACCACCGGTGGCCGGGCGCTCAAGTTCTACGCCTCCGTGCGCATCGACATCCGCCGCATCGAGACCCTCAAGGACGGCACCGAGGCGGTCGGCAACCGGACCCGCTGCAAGGTCGTCAAGAACAAGGTCGCGCCGCCGTTCAAGCAGGCCGAGTTCGACATCCTCTACGGCCAGGGCATCAGCCGCGAGGGCGGTCTGATCGACATGGGCGTGGAGCACGGCTTCATCCGCAAGGCCGGCGCCTGGTACACGTACGAGGGAGACCAGCTCGGCCAGGGCAAGGAGAACGCCCGCAACTTCCTGAAGGACAACCCCGACCTCGCCAACGAGATCGAGCGGAAGATCAAGGAGAAGCTCGGCGTGGGCGTCCGCAAGGGGGCCCAGCCCGCCGCGGAGGGCACCGCCGAGGAGGCGGCCGCCGCTGCCGACGGCGACGCCAAGAACGTTCCCGCCCCCGCGTCGAAGGCGAAGACGGCCAAGGCCGCCGCCGCCAAGAGCTGA
- the recX gene encoding recombination regulator RecX, producing MREHDGDGGSGTTRAERELPPQSPEEQARAICLRLLTGMPRTRRQLADALAKRGIPDEAAEEVLSRFEEVGLIDDAAFAGAWVESRHRGRGLARRALAQELRTKGVGAALVQEALGQLDSEQEEQTARELVERRLRSTRGLDRDKRIRRLAGMLARKGYPEGMALRVVRRALEAEGADDGEGDGLGPGAGYPED from the coding sequence GTGCGGGAACACGACGGGGACGGCGGCTCCGGCACGACGAGGGCCGAGCGGGAGCTGCCGCCCCAGAGTCCCGAAGAGCAGGCGCGGGCGATCTGCCTGCGCCTGCTCACCGGGATGCCGCGCACCCGGCGCCAGCTCGCGGACGCCCTGGCCAAGCGCGGCATCCCCGACGAGGCCGCCGAGGAGGTCCTCTCCCGCTTCGAGGAAGTGGGCCTCATCGACGACGCCGCGTTCGCCGGCGCCTGGGTCGAGTCCCGCCACCGCGGGCGGGGCCTCGCCCGCCGGGCCCTCGCGCAGGAACTCCGCACCAAGGGCGTCGGCGCCGCCCTCGTCCAGGAAGCCCTCGGCCAGCTGGACTCCGAGCAGGAGGAGCAGACCGCCCGCGAGCTGGTCGAGCGCAGACTCCGCTCCACGCGCGGCCTCGACCGGGACAAGCGGATCCGGCGCCTGGCCGGGATGCTCGCCCGCAAGGGCTACCCGGAGGGCATGGCCCTGCGCGTGGTCCGCCGCGCCCTCGAAGCCGAGGGCGCGGACGACGGCGAGGGCGACGGCCTCGGGCCCGGCGCGGGGTATCCGGAGGACTGA